A stretch of DNA from Temnothorax longispinosus isolate EJ_2023e chromosome 2, Tlon_JGU_v1, whole genome shotgun sequence:
TACTTCTTACTTTCAGCGGCAAGCGCCAACTAGTTAGATTTGGCGAGAGTCGTGGTGAAAAGAACCGTCATGGCACGGGTATACCACAATGCGCTCTATCTAAATGAAGATGGAGATGTATATAGGGACCAGCTTTTTCACGGTCACATCAATAAGTTGGCAAAGGTCGTAACTCTAAATCACAGGGACCTACgcatttcaaaagtttatcaTTACAAATGCCCCTGGTCATGGGCGCAGGCTGAATTGGCTGTGATATCGGCGTATAAGACTCCTAGGGATAAGTTGCAGTGTGTATTTCGTTGCGCGACTACCATCATGAATCTCTTCTCCATGGCGTCGGAAAGAGGCATACCTGCTGCCGACGATCTGACTCCCGTGCTGGTCTATGTCATAATCAAGGTATGCGATTGAAAAGAGAATTGTGATTTTAGCAAGAAAAGTAATTGTTAACGTGTGCTTAATTTCAGACTAATCCGCCGTCTTTGTATCGACTGTTCAATATGTAGACAGCTTTTACGGGAATCGATTGGAGGGAGAGGAACAATATTGGTGGACGCAGTTCTGCGCCGCGATCGAGTTAAGACAATGGATTAACAGTTTCTCAAGAGTATCAcgataaataagattagatTCGATGCTGGTGATAATGTAGAAATGtatcataatcataatttgaCGATTTCATAAAGAAGAAGACCAATATCTTGTGTAAAGCTAGCTGAACAGTTTTATGCTTCcagtatcaattaaaattcttaaatagcCTCTTAAATAGTCTAACTGTTAGTTCTTTTGCAcgttattatgtaacattagcAAAGACTGAATCAGATTATACGTAAAGTGtggctttatctttatttgtaactctattgtacaatttcacaggacatcgaaaaaaaagaaacgtttagatattctataatttatgtacaatacaAAACTTATAGAGAATTGATAACCATTTAGCAGGATAAACTGTGTTGGCGTacttaattctagacaagaattttgcatttctataaagcccattaaaagattagtgctaagaaaaaaactgaaaaaaaccggttaggatcacggctttaagGATCAccttaaacaaaaatacatgaaTCTGTGCTGTTCAGTGCTGTTACCTACGATACCTTCACAATAGTCTTCCCCGAATAACATGACGCACTTGCGCCAGCACTTCTTCCATTTCTGGAAACAGCCGCGAAAATCATCTAAGGGTCAATTGTGTATCTTGGatcgaggtgaaaattacaaaagtaagGAAATTCACTATATAGAGTAtctgcaattttatttgtcgaaatctagtaaatttgttcacttttgtaatttttacctccCTGTTCAAGATACATAATCGATCTTCTGGGCTGCGTTCCAAAATTCACTCTAGTTAACTAAAATGCtatatacgtgacgtaaactatagattatAGTTACCCAAAGTGAATTTTGGAACGCAACCCTGGGggtcgattgtgtatcttgaaacgaggtaaaaattacaaaagtgaacagattttactagatttcgacaaatgaaATCGTAGATACGCTAGTGAATTTACTCACTTTCGTAATTTTCACcttatttcaagatacacaattGACCTCACGTCTTTAACTTGTGTCGTGTGCCTTTGGATGTCCTGAATAGGGAGTTTTTGCAATACCGTCTTTCAGATACGATAACCGTATCTGAATTGTTCAGATACATTCACTATCGGTATCTAAAAGGCGGTATTGCAAAAACTCCCTAATGTCAGCAAAACACGTAGACACGCTGACAGGCTGACACACATAAATGACACGTGCTTGTGATAAACATTTGTCGTCGTTAACATTCTTTACTctttaattttgtgaaaattacCAACAGTTTTTCATCCGATTTCACTAAAAACTGTTTAATAACCGTTCTTTGTCCAATTTTCTTATTGTACATTTTCACCACGTGACTTTTAGAACATTTTACAAAACTTTACGATCGAAAACTTAACTTCACGCGTTAAAACTTCGGAGATGCAAAAACTGCGGAATATTTCCACCAGATAGTAGCACAAGCTCCAGTGTTGCTCGGTAATGCGTTAGAAAGAAATTCTCGTTATTcaattcttcttcttcttctagaCCCAATGGATTTCTGACTCGCTATCAACCACGTTTTCTTCTTCTAGACCCAATGGATTTCTGACTCGCTATCAACCACGTTATATTTAACTGCCCCTTAACACATGATAAAGCAACTTATCTCAGACAGGCAGTTCACTCGAGTGAGGGACCCCAATGTAGTGATATCTTTTCAACTCTCGCAAAGCCTACGCGTAAGATCTGTAGACTAATTATGTCTTTTTGTAGATCAGCAAAAATCAATTTGTAATGCGCGCGCTTACGCGTGCCTGACCGACCACCGGCTCTCCATCACCTGCCCAGCAGCGCTCCCCCTAGATTTTTTCCCCTACCTATCCCAACACGACCTCCGCATCGTGagcttaaggggatcctatagcgaaGGTCGACTTCCTCGACGttggtaatgtcaacatttctaatcctgttttctatgttatatatctatatctttccttgtctaacgacaggcatctgtctttgttcgattgctgcgccatctctcgctacacgcaatactgcttatcctatcaacctgaatgtgcttttgcttaataaaacttcattttacaaaatctttttttctagacgatgaatcttagttttatttacacgatattgttcctacatgttgtccctacGTCGTCTTGatgacattatatatatataaactgcagtaattttgttattgtcgtcagatgacagttgtatgtgcccaaattagtaaaatttttaattttttttcgttcccgatatgaaatcgtataacgcgatgtagatttttgtgcgtactttaattctagaccaaaaacttgcaattctgtaaagccaattcaaagattccttaaaatgaaaaaatgtcggtaactaccgccactataggatccccttaaggggatcctatagcgaaggccgaacttcctcgacgtcggtaatgtcaacatttctaatcctgttttctatgttatatatctatgtctgtccttgtctaaccagaggcatctgtctttgttcgattgctgcgccatctctcgctacacgcaatactgcttatcctgtcaacctaaatgtgcttttgcttaataaaacttcattttacggaatctttttttctagacgttgaatcttagttttatttacacgatattgttcctacatgttgtccctacGTCGCCTTggtgtcattatatatatataaactgcagtaattttgttattgtcgtcagatgacagttgtatgtgcccaaattagtaaaatttttaatttttttttgttctcgATATGAAATCGTACAACGCGATGtcgatttttgtgcgtactttaattctagaccaaaaacttgcaattctgtaaagccaattcaaaaattccttaaaatgaaaaaatgtcggtaactaccgccactataggatccccttaagggtcGGCAGGAGACCCAGGCAAACTCAGATGCACTCAGGTGCACTTTTTGCACTAAGTGCACGTTAAACTGCACTTTactccgtattttatttattataaataaaatacggactcgcagcgaGTCGCAGCTAAGccaacccgacagaggtctcCACCGTGTCTCCTGCCGACCCTTAAGTCTATTTACACGGCTATCAACAGCAGCTATAAGCTACTCTCAGTTGGCAAAACATTCAGTGGTAAAAGCTGGCCATATTGTCCTCGGAATAGAGGCAGGAGCCAATTAAaccaaagaagaagaagagcaAACATGAGTCAAAGTACCACAATTACAAATCTAAAGAGGAGTCTCAGTTGGGTCGAAAGCGTTCTCTCGGTGTTTCAGTCATTATTAAATTGctacatacattatacatacatacatacatacatacgtacgtacgtacgtacatatgtTCATGTTCATACGTtgtacatatacgtacgtacaacatacatacatacatgtgtgtatgtatgtacatgtaagtaaataattttactattgtagaaataataataaaatatttaataagtattttttatatttacttactgATATCAAGAAATCGACACATGAAAGCAATCTATcttgaagaataaaaaaatcaatttatttcttgcaTAATTGTaaagtttgaaattttaaaacagtatttctaaaatttttttgaaattaaggctcctgggtagtcaccgcagccatattgaatttcttgctatcgaggcgagaaattaccctattttatgttacggtattttccgaaataaaaataagacatttcaataaaaaatcactatagatcgtttcagcacacttctaaaattgaccggatactatccttttccctcgacaataaacaaacagccataaaatgaagcctaaacatacggaaaaACAAACTGTTTTCGACTATCGAAAGAAGTGGAGAATGTTCTTTCCGCATatgtatttcttgcaaatcttaccatacagtaaattttacgagtttcacgaata
This window harbors:
- the LOC139809029 gene encoding GTPase-activating protein and VPS9 domain-containing protein 1-like; protein product: MARVYHNALYLNEDGDVYRDQLFHGHINKLAKVVTLNHRDLRISKVYHYKCPWSWAQAELAVISAYKTPRDKLQCVFRCATTIMNLFSMASERGIPAADDLTPVLVYVIIKTNPPSLYRLFNM